In Struthio camelus isolate bStrCam1 chromosome 31, bStrCam1.hap1, whole genome shotgun sequence, the genomic window CACAGTTTCACATGCTCTTGTCTCACGTCCCCTAGTAAATCCTATAGGCCTTTAGGCAATAACCCCTTCAGTCCACAAGGCTTTCAAGGAGAGTCACTCACGTGGACTCATCTTGGAGGCTACGCACTCTCCAAGGCACCAGCGACAATGGGCTAATTGCTCTCCTGTGATGGTCCTGGGAGCATCCGAGTCAGAGTGCTCCTTTGCGCTGATTAGGTTACTGGGATTCCTCTGCCGTCACTGTTCAGCTGTCCTTTGTATGGGTGGTGACTAGCCTTCAAACACATCGACTTACCGTTTAGTCCAGCGTTTGGCCCATATCTGCTGTAAGTGTTAACAAGCCACATAAACTGTATGCAGAGGAGTTACtgggcagctctgggcacagtgtcatctgcttttccataaactctattctgaagaaaacagagacactAGCTAAGGTTGAACAgtaagaaaacagcaggaaaggggagaagacaGGAAGCTGCTTCTTGGTGACCTTAACCCAGCCCTTGCAAACGACTTCCTGAGAAAACACTGGATCTCATTCTGGCTCTTGTTGTAGATGACTGCATTAATCAATGACTGCATTGATCCCAGTAACAAACAAAGACACAAACAAACCAAGAGCTCCTGTGAGGTTAGTGGCTAGTAGAGCTAGATGAGGCAGTAGCTGCAGGTTTTGCGTAGGTGAGTGCAGCAGTGCAAacaaggaaggaggcagcaggaagGCAGACAACAAGAAATCATGCCGCCCTCCTGTAGAAGGTATTCGTAGAACCACCGTGAAGGTCTTAACCACTGTGACACTGTTATGACTAGAAAAGAGGCCATGTCTCTAGTCACCAAACCAAGAAGCCCGTTTTCCCCAGAGTATGAATCGGAGCAAGACAGTAAGGGGATTTCACAGACGAACTGTCCCGagtcattgctgctgctgaaggatACCGCACACCTGCAGAGTGGTGGATTGCAAGGAAGCACTCACATTTGGTTTTGGCCAGCTCTAGACAAATATGAACTCTTAAAGACCTAAAAACACTGAAATGGTCTCGGGCTCAAAGAGTGGTCATACGGGAGCAGGAGATCAGGACCCTTGGGAGACCGTCTCTTACAGTATGCAGTCTGGAGCGTTGTTTAGGAGAGTAGGAATCTCTTTGGACACCTTCAAGTACATGGCATGAAACTTTTGCACTGAGGGATTACCTCAGGCCCTAACAGAAACGTTTATCGTCATCATCCTTCTTATGTAAGTCTGTAAAAACGATAATAAGAACAATACTAAAGGCAGCCTTTTTAAGGCCCATGGTAGGACTCTAGACCCGGAACGTGTTGAGCACATAAGTGTTATGTGCAACATAGCTGGCATGTTTGTGAAGTTTATGAATACGGGGGAAAAAACCTGTAGGACAGGTGAGAATCAAGAGATCACTCTAACTATTACTCTTAGTGCCCATCACCCAAGCTTCCCTCCCCTTTAAGCCCTAAGGATCGGCTCTGGAACCTTTCTTCAAATGGAATCCACCATTCCCAGTCAATTGGAGATGAAGGGAGAGATTCAACTTGAGACCAGGACACTAAATTTGGGGTTCCAAATGCCCATTCTTCCCTGTGAGACAAGAGCCTGAACAGCAGGTTTAACCACTGGGGACCTAGGCAATGGCGGTGGAATTCAGTTGCCTACACAAAGGTGCCTAGCACCATGTCAGAGGCCCGAGGATCTCTGACCTCCATACAGGGCTGGGAGATCTGGTGCAGGGCCTACAGGAGACCTAtgccttcctggggcagcagagaGACACCAGCTGAGATACCCAGAGTATTTCAAGTGGCAAGACAGACATGCCTGTACGTGGCCAACTGAATCACACGGCAACAACTGAATCCCTCCTTGCCTATCGGCTTTAGGATAAGATGAGTCATGGCCTGACTTCTCTTGACAGCTCTGACTgcgggtgggattcagctgcctaaaagaaagaaaaaaaaaagaaaaaaagaaaagtatcaagTGATGTTAGAAGGTAAATAAGTCGAAGGAAGATGTTTTTATTGAAGTATCATTCTCTGgagctgcttctcttttccaACTGGATGAATAGGAGTGGCTGTTCCACCAACATATGTTCATCTTTACGCACAGATATTGCCCAGGATAGGAGAGCTGAGGCCATATGCAGTAGGTAGGGTATTTCTGAAGGGACCCAGGCTGTTGGCAGTGAGAAGCACATTTCTGCACAACACATTCTTGAGCCAAAAGCTCCTCTGATTGCATTGCCCGTTGCCTACTACTCCACACAAGCTGCAAGGCAGAACATTTTCTGTACTAGTAACTCTCTGGAGAAAAGTCTTCTCTTTAGAGCACGTTTCACCTCCACGTTCCTCAGGGTGTAGACCAAAGGATTGAGGACGGATGTGACAACATTATACATAAGGGTGGCTATCATGTCCCGCCTGGGTGCATTCCGTGAGGAAGGTGGCACGTAGTTAAAAATAACAGGGACATAGAGTAAGGCCACCACTGTGAGATGGGAGATGCAAGTGGACAAggatttcctccttccctccttggaCCGGACTTTCAGccggaggaaggaaaaaatgtacaGGTAAGAAAAGAGCGTGAAGACAAAGGGGCCTATCCCAATACTCCCCGTGACGATGCTGAGCAGGCTCAGGTTGATCTGGTTGCTATTGCAGGCCAGTCTCACCAGGGGCTTGATGTCGCAGAAGTAGTGGTGGATGTGGTTGGGGCCACAGAAATGGAGCTGGGAGGTCATGAGTGTGTGCATCAGAGCATGGAGGAAGCCAGTAGCCCAAgcggctgcagccagcagcaggcaggcccGCGGGCTCATGATCAGGGTGTAGCGCAGGGGGCTGCAGATGGCCAcatagcggtcataggccatgacagccAGGAGCAAAGCTTCGCTGCTGCCCAGGAAGTGGAAGAAGTGGAGCTGGCTGAGGCAGCCAGGGTAAGAAATACCCTGGTGCCCCGAGAGGAGCCCAGCCAGCATCTTGGGCACAGTAACTGTGGAGTAGAAGATATCCAGGCAGGAGAGGTTGCAGAGGAAAAAGTACATGGGGGTATGTAGCCGGGCTTCACATATCACCACAACCATGATTGCCGTATTCCCCAGCAGGCTAGACAGGTAGAGCAGTAAGAATAGCATGAACAGGAATTGCTGCAGCCCTTGAAGATTGCTCAGACCGAGGAGGATGAACTTCCTCACCTCGGTCTGGTTATCCATCCCTGCCGGGAAAGAGAGAATAACTTAGCAGAAACGTCCTCTCTTTCTGTCCTGAGCTGCTATTTCCATTCCCCAGAGTCCTCTTCCGTAAGGTGCATCCTCAGCTGATGCTGCCGCATGAATGGAAAAGATCAGCTGCTGAGTCTGGAAAGTGACATGAAAGAATGCCTTGATTTCCCACCCCAGCTATTTCAGCAAACACTGGAAACTGTTGTAACCTAGATGGCCAGTACTGACGCCAGAACTGCCGCCTGTGTACCAGCTTACTGAAAGGAACGGCGTGTTTGAGAACAGcgagaaaagaaaattatgaggcagggagggagggcaggatggAGGAAggacggaaggaaggaaggaagagagggagggagggaaggagggaggaaagaaggtagGTTACCTAATGTTTACGTGAAGATCACTCTGAAATCCtgcaggttttccttttttaaatcaaagaagaGTTCTCTCATATGTTTTCTTCATTCCAGTTCCTAGCTGAATAAACTGTCTCTCTCCTAAAGCTGAAAGAATTATAGTAGCCTACTGGATCACATATAATACCCAGCTTTCCAAGAGGATTCATTCTGGTTGTTCAGTGGAGTCAGAAAGCCTTTCCATAGTACTCCCTGTCACCGAAACAATCACATTTCTTTCCAGCACAGGAAAAGTTCCGTCTCTCTGAAAACTCCCCTTGGGACCAAGCCTCTGAAC contains:
- the LOC138063006 gene encoding olfactory receptor 12D1-like → MDNQTEVRKFILLGLSNLQGLQQFLFMLFLLLYLSSLLGNTAIMVVVICEARLHTPMYFFLCNLSCLDIFYSTVTVPKMLAGLLSGHQGISYPGCLSQLHFFHFLGSSEALLLAVMAYDRYVAICSPLRYTLIMSPRACLLLAAAAWATGFLHALMHTLMTSQLHFCGPNHIHHYFCDIKPLVRLACNSNQINLSLLSIVTGSIGIGPFVFTLFSYLYIFSFLRLKVRSKEGRRKSLSTCISHLTVVALLYVPVIFNYVPPSSRNAPRRDMIATLMYNVVTSVLNPLVYTLRNVEVKRALKRRLFSRELLVQKMFCLAACVE